Below is a window of Maribacter dokdonensis DSW-8 DNA.
AGACCATAGCAATTGCCTTGAAGGATAGAGGTGCCGTATTACCTGGCGGGCATACTGCCAATGCGGCATATTGGTTTCATGGCGGAGATGAAGGTAAGTGGGTTACGAGCTCGTATTATATGAGTCAATTACCAAAATGGGTGAACGATTTTAATACCTCTGGTACCGCTCAATCGTATAAAAGAGAATGGAATACTCTTAGAGATATTAAAGGATACAGAGAAAGCGGAATTGATAATAATCTTTTTGAAGGAAAATTTGAAGGTGAAACCTCTACTTCTTTCCCTCACAAACCTGTTGAGCTTTTAGATAAAACCAAAAATTTTGATATAATAAAAGCAACCCCGTTTGGTAATTCTTTGACCGCAGATTTTGTAATAGAAGCACTGCAACAGGAAAACTTGGGTAAAGACAATATTACCGATTTTTTGGCAGTAAGCTTTTCAAGTACAGACTATGTGGGGCATATGTTTGGGGTTAATTCTAAGGAAATTGAAGATACTTATTTAAGATTAGATGAAGATTTAGCTAGGCTGTTCAAGGCATTGGATAAAAATGTTGGCGAAGGAGAATATACTTTGTTTCTTACGGCAGATCATGGAGCTGTTGAAGTGCCTACCTATTTAAAAAGCGAAAAAATACCATCTGGTTATGTTGATACGGCTGCAAATAAAAAGAGATTGAAAGAGTTTTTGCAATATAAATATGGTACGGAAGATATTATTAAAAATTACTCTAATGATCAAATATTCTTAGATCATAAAATTGTAAAAAACTTAGATTTGAGTTTGGCAGAAGTGCAAATCGAAATAGCACAAGAGGTTTTGGAATATGATGCAATTGATAGGGTGTATACCGCAAATCAAATGTGGAGTAATGATTATACATCTGGTATACCTTATATTTTACAAAATGGATATAATCAAAAAAGATCTGGTGATGTATTGATCGTTTTAAAGCCAGGGTATATTTCCTATAGCACTACAGGGTCTACTCATGGGTCTCCTCAAATATATGACACACATGCCCCATTATTATTTTATGGAAAAGGTATACAGCCAGGTTCAACCGTAATTAGAACTGAAATACCGGATATTGCACCAACTATATCGGCGCTATTGGGTATTTCTTTTCCGAACGGTACTACAGGTAAACCTATAACCGAGGTATTAAAATAATATGGATGACAGGCCTATAGGTATTTTTGATTCGGGTATTGGTGGTACGTCCATATGGGGTGAAATTCAAGAATTAATGCCATATGAAAATTGTATTTACTTGGCCGATAGTAAATATGCTCCTTATGGAGAAAAATCTCAGCAACGTATTCTAGAGCTGAGTATTAAGAATACCGAATATTTATTGAATCAAAATTGTAAATTAATAGTCGTTGCCTGTAATACGGCAACGACTAATGCAATTAGCTATTTAAGGACCAATTATAACCTACCTTTTATTGGTATAGAGCCTGCTATAAAACCAGCGGCTATCAATACCAAATCCAAAATTATCGGAATCTTGGCAACAAAGGGTACATTGTCCAGTAGTTTGTTTCATAGCACTACCAAAAATCATGCTGCAGGAATTACCGTACTAGAACAACGTGGTACCGGTCTAGTGGAAATGATAGAGAATGGTCAGTTAAGAAGTAAAGAACTTTATCAACTCTTAGAAAGTTACATAAAGCCTATGCTTGATCAAGGTATGGATTATCTTGTTTTAGGTTGCACCCATTACCCATATCTTATTCCACTTTTGAAAAAAATGTTGCCAGAGCATGTCACAATTATAGATTCTGGAGAAGCTGTGGCCAGACAGACCAAAATCGTATTGGAAAAGAACGGTTTGTTGTCGAATGCCACTAAATTGGGTTCCCATCAATTTTATACTAATGGAGATGAAACAGTACTGTCTTCAATAATAGAAAGTACAACAGTTAAATACACTGTTCAATCTAAAGATTTTTAAGTACGTTGTCTTTTTTTACATATGTCAAATAGGTAAAAGAAAGTTTGTGTTTTTCGTCTGCCGGATGGAACTCTTGCGTGGTTAGCATCCAATAGTTTTCATCAACTTCAGGGAAATACGTATCTGCATCTTCAAAAACACCATGTACACGTGTAAGCTCTATCTTGTCTGATTTCTTTTCGCCTTGCTTATAAATTTCACCACCGCCAATAATGAATGCAATTTCATTTTTTACGAGATCAATAGCTTCATCCAAGGAATGGACTACTATACATTCATCATAATCAGTAGTGTAATTTTTATCTCTTGTGATGATTATATGGGTTCTGTTTGGTAGTGGTTTAGGAAAACTTTCAAACGTTTTTCTTCCCATAATAATTTTATGTCCGGTGGTTAGTTTTTTAAAACGTTTAAAGTCATCTGGTAAATGCCAAAGCAGATCGTTGTCTTTGCCCAAGGCATTATTTTCCGCTGCTGCGGCAATCATTATAAGTGTTTTCAAAGCAGTTTTTTTTTAGGTTCAATTTCTAAGGCTTCAGGTAATGGCAATTCTTCTTCAATTTCTTTTTGCAATTTAGAAATTCGCTGTTTTTGTTTTTCCACTAATTTTTCGCGCTGCGATCGTTCCCAGTTCTGGCCCATGAACTTATTGGTGATAAAGACATTGAAAACATGCAAAACAAATAGAAATCCCCAAAAGGTAATTGCCCAAACAAACCAATTGTATTCTTGCCCGTATTTTAAGATTTTATTGATCAGTACCAAAAAGACACTGCCTACAAGAAAGATTACAAAATGAGTATAGAGTCGTTTTTTTTGTCGTACTCTTTTTTGAGCATTCTCTAACAATTCATGTTGCTCTATGTCTAATTTGGAGGTGTTTTTATTCTTGGAAAACATACTCTTGCTATCTTTGATATAAAGATACACGAATTGTATTATACGCTATAACCTATGGATAAATTTAGAAAAGAATTCCCTGTGCTAAGAAAAGGAATTTACGCAAATACCGCTGTGTACGGTCCATTGTATGATTCGTTATTGGATTGGCGTCAAGAGCATGATTTAGATTTTTTACTTTCCGGTAGTGATATGCGAGGAGAGGCGCTAAAGGTAATATCGGACACGCGTTCTGCGGTAAGTACGTTTTTTAATTGCAAAAGAGAAAACGTAGCATTGGTCAATAATTTTTCTTCTGGACTAAATGTTCTGTTAGAAGGTTTAGATGTTAAAAAGAAAATATTACTTGTAGAAGATGATTACCCTTCATTGAACTGGAGTTTTGAAAAAAGAGGGTATGATATTGAGTATGTAAAACTCTCCGAACATATAGAAGAGGAGATTCAGGAAAAAATAGAAAACAACAAGATAGATGTCTTGGCCTTGAGCCTTGTACAATGGTTAGATGGGGTTTCAATTGACCTCGAGTTTCTGAAAAAAATAAAAATACTGTATCCTCATGTACTTATTATAGCAGATGGAACCCAGTTCTGTGGTAGTACCAATTTTGATTTTAACAACTCTGGTATAGATGTGTTGGGGGCTAGCGCATACAAATGGTTATTGGCAGGCTATGGTAATGGATTTATGCTTTTTTCTGATCAAGTTGAAAATGAATTTGATTTGAATACTATTGGATTTAATGCTGCTGATGGAAATTTTGATAAGAAGAATTCAATTCGGTTTGCAAAACAGTTTGAACCTGGTCACCTTTCATCCATGAATTTTGGAAGTTTAAAATTCTCCATTGATTTTTTTGAAAGAATTGGTATGGAAAGGATAGCGGAGCATAACGGTAATTTGTCGTTAATGGCGAAAACCGAATTTAAAAAATTAGGGCTTTTGACCGATAGGGTTGTAAACAGAAAAAGCCATAGCACTATATTTAATATTAAGGCTAATGATGCGATGTATCAAAAATTATTGGAGAACGATGTCTTTTGTGCTCAGCGAGGTGATGGTGTTAGGTTAAGTTTTCATTTTTATAATACTGAATCAGAAATAGATGCCATTGTAAAAATCTTGAAAACAGGCAGATAGCTTTCGTGATTAAGTAATTTTGTAGGATAAAATTTCATTGTCCATCTATAAAGGATTTAAATTTTGAGAATTTGATAAAAATGTCTTATCCGTTGTAAATGAGTGTTTTAATATGCTAATTTTGCCTAAAATATTAAATTCTGTATCATGGCAATTGCAAAGAAGTATTTAAAAACTAAGCCAGTATGTAAGGTTACTTTTACAGTATCTCCAGAAGATGCAAAAAAGGTGGCTGTAGTAGGTGATTTCAATAATTGGAATGCAAAAAAGAGTGAATTAAAGAAACAAAAGAATGGTTCTTTTAAAGGTACTTTTGATTTACCTAAAGAGAACTCTTTTGAATTTAAGTACCTTGTTGATGGCGAGTACATAAACGATGCGCAGGCAGATCGTTACCAATGGAATGATTATGCTGGTTCTGAAAATGCAGTTTTAGAGTTGTAGAATAATAGCGAGTATACAATATAAGAGCCCTTCAATTTTTGAAGGGCTCTATTGTTTATATATTTAGATTGATGCTAAGCTATTTTAAAGATACAATTTTTGTAACTATGGGTTTTGGATTGGAAAGCTGTGGTTAACTGTAATCCAGATTCTTTGGCTAGCCAGTCAATAATTTGGTCATCATATTTTTGGGAAATTTCTGTGTGTATGGTTTCCCATTGTTTAAAATGAACTGTAAGATCCAAAGATTCAATTCTCACGGTTTGCTCAATTTTAGACACCAAAAAGCTTTTTGCGGTTCCGGTTTCGGGGTCGTAAACTTCCCAATGTAAAAACTGTTCTAAATCAAAATTGCCTTCGAGCTCACTATTGATTCTTGCAAGTATATTTTTATTGAATGCAGCGGTAACTCCTTCTTGGTCATTGTAGGCATCTAAAATGGTCTGTGGATTCTTTTTTTGGTCAAAACCCATTAAAAGTAGATCGTTAGGCTGCATGAGTTGCTGAATTTTTTCCATAAACCCAACGGCTTGGTCATGCATAAGATTGCCAATATTTGAGCCGAGAAATAGAATGACCTTTCTGTTTTTTCTAGTATTTATCTCTTTCAGTGCTTCAAAATAAGTTCCTTGAAAAGGCTGTACGTTAACTTCTGGCAATTCTATTTTGCAGGAGTCATGTAGTTGATTTAAGGCGTTGTTGCTTATATCTGTAGGCACGTAGGTAAAATCTATTTTTTTATCACTGAATTCTTTTAAAAGAATTTTTGTTTTTTTACCATCACCAGCCCCTAACTCTATTAGGTCAAAGGTGCCAGAACCGGAAAATAGTGCTGTAATTTCGTGTTTGTTTTGTTCAAGAATCTCATATTCGCAATTGGTCAAGTAATAGGTTGGCATTGCCATGATATCCTGAAAAAGCTTATCTCCTTTTTTGTCATAAATATATTTTGACGATAGGTGTTTAGGGTAATCGGTTAAACCGGAATACACCTCTTTTTCGAATTCAGTTGTAACGGTTGGTGCTATGTTAGTGTCTTGCATAATTAGTATGTCGTAATTATTTGGCTAACCTTATACCGGTGAACTGCCATTTT
It encodes the following:
- the pafA gene encoding alkaline phosphatase PafA is translated as MKRYFIASLFIGTLLAASGLTAQKKNKNNVSDELLRSKPKLVVGIVVDQMRYDYLTRFYDQYGQDGFKRLVEQGFNCKNNHFNYAPTSTGPGHTSVYTGTTPSVHGIIGNNWYDKQLDASVYCASDDTYASVGTSSDAGKMSPHRMSVTTITDELRLHTQMQGKTIAIALKDRGAVLPGGHTANAAYWFHGGDEGKWVTSSYYMSQLPKWVNDFNTSGTAQSYKREWNTLRDIKGYRESGIDNNLFEGKFEGETSTSFPHKPVELLDKTKNFDIIKATPFGNSLTADFVIEALQQENLGKDNITDFLAVSFSSTDYVGHMFGVNSKEIEDTYLRLDEDLARLFKALDKNVGEGEYTLFLTADHGAVEVPTYLKSEKIPSGYVDTAANKKRLKEFLQYKYGTEDIIKNYSNDQIFLDHKIVKNLDLSLAEVQIEIAQEVLEYDAIDRVYTANQMWSNDYTSGIPYILQNGYNQKRSGDVLIVLKPGYISYSTTGSTHGSPQIYDTHAPLLFYGKGIQPGSTVIRTEIPDIAPTISALLGISFPNGTTGKPITEVLK
- the murI gene encoding glutamate racemase, translated to MDDRPIGIFDSGIGGTSIWGEIQELMPYENCIYLADSKYAPYGEKSQQRILELSIKNTEYLLNQNCKLIVVACNTATTNAISYLRTNYNLPFIGIEPAIKPAAINTKSKIIGILATKGTLSSSLFHSTTKNHAAGITVLEQRGTGLVEMIENGQLRSKELYQLLESYIKPMLDQGMDYLVLGCTHYPYLIPLLKKMLPEHVTIIDSGEAVARQTKIVLEKNGLLSNATKLGSHQFYTNGDETVLSSIIESTTVKYTVQSKDF
- a CDS encoding dihydrofolate reductase; translation: MIAAAAENNALGKDNDLLWHLPDDFKRFKKLTTGHKIIMGRKTFESFPKPLPNRTHIIITRDKNYTTDYDECIVVHSLDEAIDLVKNEIAFIIGGGEIYKQGEKKSDKIELTRVHGVFEDADTYFPEVDENYWMLTTQEFHPADEKHKLSFTYLTYVKKDNVLKNL
- a CDS encoding 2TM domain-containing protein, which codes for MFSKNKNTSKLDIEQHELLENAQKRVRQKKRLYTHFVIFLVGSVFLVLINKILKYGQEYNWFVWAITFWGFLFVLHVFNVFITNKFMGQNWERSQREKLVEKQKQRISKLQKEIEEELPLPEALEIEPKKKLL
- a CDS encoding aminotransferase class V-fold PLP-dependent enzyme, translated to MDKFRKEFPVLRKGIYANTAVYGPLYDSLLDWRQEHDLDFLLSGSDMRGEALKVISDTRSAVSTFFNCKRENVALVNNFSSGLNVLLEGLDVKKKILLVEDDYPSLNWSFEKRGYDIEYVKLSEHIEEEIQEKIENNKIDVLALSLVQWLDGVSIDLEFLKKIKILYPHVLIIADGTQFCGSTNFDFNNSGIDVLGASAYKWLLAGYGNGFMLFSDQVENEFDLNTIGFNAADGNFDKKNSIRFAKQFEPGHLSSMNFGSLKFSIDFFERIGMERIAEHNGNLSLMAKTEFKKLGLLTDRVVNRKSHSTIFNIKANDAMYQKLLENDVFCAQRGDGVRLSFHFYNTESEIDAIVKILKTGR
- a CDS encoding isoamylase early set domain-containing protein, whose protein sequence is MAIAKKYLKTKPVCKVTFTVSPEDAKKVAVVGDFNNWNAKKSELKKQKNGSFKGTFDLPKENSFEFKYLVDGEYINDAQADRYQWNDYAGSENAVLEL
- a CDS encoding L-histidine N(alpha)-methyltransferase, with protein sequence MQDTNIAPTVTTEFEKEVYSGLTDYPKHLSSKYIYDKKGDKLFQDIMAMPTYYLTNCEYEILEQNKHEITALFSGSGTFDLIELGAGDGKKTKILLKEFSDKKIDFTYVPTDISNNALNQLHDSCKIELPEVNVQPFQGTYFEALKEINTRKNRKVILFLGSNIGNLMHDQAVGFMEKIQQLMQPNDLLLMGFDQKKNPQTILDAYNDQEGVTAAFNKNILARINSELEGNFDLEQFLHWEVYDPETGTAKSFLVSKIEQTVRIESLDLTVHFKQWETIHTEISQKYDDQIIDWLAKESGLQLTTAFQSKTHSYKNCIFKIA